The following coding sequences lie in one Sphingobium sp. KCTC 72723 genomic window:
- a CDS encoding SDR family oxidoreductase: protein MTGIVAVTGAAGALGRKAVAVLNAAGWTVIGIDLGIVEAGDVALALGGVDLTDEAAVGAAAAQIADRFGQLDGLVNIAGGFAWETVADGSVATWDRLYAMNVRTALIASRALLPLLRAGQGAIVNIGAAASVKAGAGMGAYAASKSGVARLTEALAEELKDDGVRVNAILPSILDTAANRADMPDADFARWVTPEQLAGVAAFLLSPAASAITGALIPVTGRV, encoded by the coding sequence ATGACGGGCATAGTGGCAGTGACGGGCGCGGCGGGCGCGTTGGGGCGCAAGGCCGTGGCGGTGTTGAACGCAGCGGGATGGACCGTGATCGGCATCGACCTGGGCATAGTGGAGGCAGGGGATGTTGCGCTGGCGCTGGGCGGCGTGGACCTGACCGACGAAGCGGCGGTCGGCGCGGCGGCGGCGCAGATTGCGGACAGGTTCGGGCAGCTTGACGGACTGGTCAACATTGCGGGCGGCTTTGCCTGGGAAACCGTGGCCGATGGCAGCGTTGCAACCTGGGACCGGCTCTATGCCATGAATGTGCGCACGGCGTTGATCGCCAGTCGCGCGCTGTTGCCGCTGCTGCGCGCGGGGCAGGGGGCTATCGTCAACATCGGCGCGGCGGCATCGGTTAAGGCCGGGGCGGGCATGGGTGCCTATGCCGCATCCAAATCGGGCGTCGCACGCCTGACCGAAGCATTGGCCGAGGAATTGAAGGATGACGGCGTGCGGGTCAACGCGATCCTGCCCAGCATTCTCGACACGGCGGCAAACCGTGCGGACATGCCCGACGCGGATTTTGCCCGTTGGGTAACGCCTGAACAGCTGGCCGGGGTTGCCGCTTTCCTGCTGTCCCCAGCGGCCAGCGCGATTACCGGCGCGCTGATCCCGGTGACCGGGCGGGTCTAG
- a CDS encoding NAD-dependent succinate-semialdehyde dehydrogenase, protein MIIALADPSLLREQCLIDGQWTGTPSIDVADPANGAKIAAVPDLGVAETRAAIAAADAALPGWRAKTAADRGRILRRWFDLMIEHQDDLAMILTREQGKALAEAKGEIAYAASFVEWFAEEAKRVYGEVIPSHRADSRIIVIKQPVGVVAAITPWNFPAAMITRKAAPALAAGCTMVLKPATQTPLTALALAVLAERAGVPAGVFNVVTGSSRVIGGELTASPLVRKLSFTGSTEVGRTLMAQCAPTMKKLSMELGGNAPFIVFADADLDAAVEGAIASKYRNSGQTCVCVNRIFVQREIAAAFEQKLAAAVATLKVGAGTEAGVTQGPLIDDKAVEKVEEHVADALAKGGRLITGGHRHPLGHSFYQPTVIADCTPAMALASEETFGPLAALFTFDTEEEAVAMANDTEVGLAGYFYTRDLARAWRVGEALEVGMVGINTGLISTEVAPFGGIKQSGMGREGSRHGIEDYVEIKYMCMAGM, encoded by the coding sequence ATGATCATAGCCCTTGCAGATCCCTCCCTGCTGCGAGAGCAGTGTCTGATCGACGGTCAGTGGACTGGAACGCCCAGCATAGACGTGGCCGATCCGGCAAATGGGGCGAAGATCGCTGCTGTTCCCGACCTTGGCGTTGCCGAAACCCGCGCCGCGATCGCTGCCGCTGACGCGGCCTTGCCCGGATGGCGCGCAAAGACGGCGGCGGACCGGGGCCGCATCCTGCGCCGCTGGTTCGACCTGATGATCGAACATCAGGATGATCTGGCGATGATCCTGACCCGCGAACAGGGCAAGGCGCTGGCCGAGGCGAAGGGCGAAATTGCCTACGCGGCCAGCTTCGTCGAATGGTTCGCGGAGGAAGCCAAGCGCGTCTATGGCGAAGTCATCCCCTCGCACCGCGCCGACAGCCGCATCATCGTGATCAAGCAACCCGTCGGCGTCGTTGCGGCAATCACGCCGTGGAACTTCCCCGCCGCCATGATCACGCGCAAGGCTGCCCCGGCGTTGGCGGCAGGATGCACCATGGTGCTGAAGCCTGCGACGCAAACGCCGCTGACGGCTCTGGCGCTGGCCGTGCTGGCGGAGCGGGCAGGGGTTCCCGCAGGCGTGTTCAACGTCGTTACCGGATCGTCGCGCGTCATCGGCGGCGAACTGACCGCCAGCCCGCTGGTGCGCAAATTGAGCTTCACCGGATCGACCGAGGTTGGCCGCACGTTGATGGCGCAATGCGCGCCCACGATGAAGAAGCTGTCGATGGAACTGGGCGGCAACGCGCCCTTCATCGTCTTTGCCGACGCCGATCTGGACGCAGCGGTCGAGGGTGCGATCGCATCCAAATATCGCAACAGCGGCCAGACCTGTGTCTGCGTGAATCGCATCTTCGTACAGCGCGAGATCGCCGCCGCGTTCGAACAGAAGCTGGCCGCCGCCGTCGCCACATTAAAGGTCGGGGCAGGCACGGAAGCAGGCGTGACGCAAGGGCCGCTGATCGACGACAAGGCGGTCGAGAAGGTGGAGGAGCATGTCGCCGATGCGCTGGCAAAGGGCGGCCGCCTGATCACTGGCGGCCATCGCCATCCGCTGGGCCACAGTTTCTACCAACCCACGGTGATTGCCGATTGCACCCCTGCCATGGCCCTGGCGAGCGAGGAGACGTTTGGACCGCTCGCGGCGCTGTTCACCTTCGACACGGAGGAGGAAGCGGTCGCCATGGCCAACGACACCGAAGTCGGGCTGGCGGGGTATTTCTACACCCGCGATCTGGCGCGGGCATGGCGTGTGGGGGAGGCGCTGGAAGTCGGCATGGTCGGCATCAATACCGGCCTGATTTCCACCGAAGTCGCGCCGTTCGGCGGAATCAAGCAGTCGGGCATGGGCCGCGAAGGCTCCCGCCACGGGATCGAGGACTATGTAGAAATCAAATATATGTGCATGGCGGGCATGTGA